In Rhodopirellula bahusiensis, the genomic stretch TACTGCAACGTGATGTTGCCGCCGATCCAAAAATTTGCAGAGGGAAACTCGGGTCCAAGCCCGGTAGGATGCTTCTGAATAACCGGACTCCCCCAGTCTTCCATCACGTTTGCCGCCCCCACGCACCGCATTTTCCAAAATGAAACCAGACGACGACCTGTGCCTGTGTTTCCACGTTCCTCGACGAAAAGTCGAGCAGTTCATTCGCGTGCAAAAACCTCGGCGTGCAAGCGAACTGTCGGAGTGTTTTGGGGCCGGGACGGGATGCGGTTGGTGTCGTCCGTTTCTTCAGCGTTTATTCGATTCCAAGCAACCAGATTCCGAGTCCTTGCCTGAACCGGCCAAATACCAAAGCGACCGCAAGGACTACCGCCGACAACAATCCGACGATTGCTGAG encodes the following:
- a CDS encoding (2Fe-2S)-binding protein, which translates into the protein MKPDDDLCLCFHVPRRKVEQFIRVQKPRRASELSECFGAGTGCGWCRPFLQRLFDSKQPDSESLPEPAKYQSDRKDYRRQQSDDC